A region of Cardinium endosymbiont of Sogatella furcifera DNA encodes the following proteins:
- the atpG gene encoding ATP synthase F1 subunit gamma, whose protein sequence is MAHLKEVVDRIHLIAFTQQITKAMKMVSASKLHKIQQVLLPLKEYTTEYSLLLHQALQNRNAPPALTKPSSGQRLLVVVVAAHRGLCGAFNKNVLKAAYEQITQQTPATTVEVLVIGKKADQFFKKYDFPVIDDYVALLEKPLDQASGTLTTYCIDVFQKDRYTEVILVYTAFKNSAKQEVAIVPFLPFLPQMVAQEHPSPTQPLYYIYEPSQQLLIEALIPKILQHKIMHMLVESSASEYAARMATMSQATDNADELLKVLRISYNRTRQALITHSLAEITSGAEALAES, encoded by the coding sequence ATGGCACATCTTAAAGAAGTAGTAGACCGCATTCATTTGATAGCCTTTACCCAGCAAATTACCAAAGCGATGAAAATGGTATCTGCTTCAAAATTGCATAAGATCCAGCAGGTGCTACTACCTTTAAAAGAATATACCACAGAATATAGCCTATTGTTGCATCAGGCATTACAAAATAGGAATGCCCCCCCTGCTTTAACCAAACCAAGTAGCGGGCAGCGGCTGTTAGTGGTGGTAGTGGCTGCCCATCGAGGGTTGTGTGGTGCCTTCAACAAAAATGTACTCAAAGCAGCTTATGAACAGATCACCCAACAAACACCCGCTACCACTGTAGAGGTGCTGGTTATTGGAAAAAAAGCCGATCAGTTTTTTAAAAAGTATGATTTTCCGGTTATAGATGACTATGTAGCACTGCTAGAAAAACCGCTTGACCAGGCTAGTGGCACACTCACTACCTATTGTATAGATGTTTTTCAGAAGGATAGGTATACGGAAGTTATATTGGTTTATACTGCTTTTAAAAATTCCGCCAAGCAAGAGGTAGCTATAGTCCCTTTCTTGCCTTTTTTGCCGCAGATGGTCGCACAGGAGCACCCCTCCCCTACACAGCCACTGTATTACATTTATGAGCCCTCCCAACAACTGCTTATAGAAGCACTTATTCCTAAGATATTGCAGCATAAAATCATGCATATGCTGGTTGAATCCAGTGCCAGTGAGTATGCTGCAAGAATGGCCACTATGAGCCAAGCTACTGACAACGCAGATGAGCTTTTAAAGGTACTACGTATCAGCTATAATAGAACGAGACAAGCCTTGATCACCCACTCGCTAGCAGAGATTACAAGTGGTGCAGAAGCTTTAGCAGAGTCGTAA
- the atpF gene encoding F0F1 ATP synthase subunit B — translation MTLITPDFGIIFWQTTTFLVVLLVLSKFAWRPILEVVKAREDAVAHAIDTITEAQTCMKQVEDDRARLIGEAELERARIIDAALATQREIIDQAHQEGLAVKEQLVTQAKLEITREEARALETVKAHVGSLVVQVAEKLLVKELSQDASQWELIEQFTGKRST, via the coding sequence ATGACGCTAATAACACCCGATTTTGGTATTATATTTTGGCAAACTACCACTTTCTTAGTGGTCCTGTTGGTATTATCTAAATTCGCTTGGAGACCTATCTTAGAAGTAGTCAAAGCACGAGAGGATGCCGTAGCGCATGCTATAGATACCATCACTGAAGCACAAACTTGCATGAAGCAAGTAGAGGATGACCGCGCTAGGTTAATAGGGGAAGCAGAGTTGGAACGTGCACGCATTATTGATGCTGCATTGGCCACCCAACGGGAAATCATTGACCAAGCCCATCAGGAAGGCTTAGCTGTAAAAGAGCAGTTGGTCACACAAGCTAAACTTGAAATCACCAGAGAAGAAGCACGGGCACTGGAAACAGTCAAAGCCCATGTTGGTTCATTAGTCGTTCAAGTGGCTGAAAAACTATTGGTCAAAGAACTCAGTCAAGATGCATCTCAATGGGAGCTCATAGAACAGTTCACAGGAAAACGATCTACTTAG
- the atpA gene encoding F0F1 ATP synthase subunit alpha, with the protein MAQINTDAVTAILKTQLSNFKTEAELAETGIVIQSGDGVVRIYGLINVQAGELLSFANGCKGLALNLEEHMVGAVILGEANAIKEGDVVTRTKQVASIQVGEGLLGRVVDTLGNPIDGKGPIVGETFEMPLERNGPGVIYRQPVDTPLQTGLKAIDAMIPIGKGQRELIIGDRQSGKTSIALDTILNQRRLFEQGKPVYCIYVAIGQKASAIAGVVETLTRQGAMAYTTIVATPSSASAPMQSFAPFAGAAIGEFFRDTGRDALIIYDDLSKQAVAYRELSLLLRRPPGREAFPGDIFYLHARLLERSARIIAGDDMAASMNDIPPALKGKIKGGGSLTALPIIETQMGDVSAYIPTNVISITDGQIFLEMNLFNAGIKPAINVGISVSRIGGAAQIKAIKKVAATLKLDQAQFAELEAFSKFSSDLEATTKKAIERGRKNQELLKQNLHAPMAVEEQAAILYIAMNGYLDDVPLAQLKIFERQFLELLRAQHPTMLEAIAKGEWGEPIMEVLVAVAKPLLIRYSA; encoded by the coding sequence ATGGCACAAATAAATACAGATGCGGTTACTGCAATACTCAAAACACAACTATCCAATTTTAAAACGGAGGCTGAACTAGCAGAGACAGGTATAGTGATTCAATCTGGTGATGGTGTAGTACGCATCTATGGGCTCATCAATGTACAAGCCGGAGAGTTGTTGTCTTTTGCGAATGGATGCAAAGGATTGGCATTAAACCTAGAAGAGCATATGGTAGGCGCGGTGATCTTAGGCGAGGCCAATGCCATCAAAGAAGGGGATGTGGTGACGAGAACCAAACAGGTCGCTTCCATTCAAGTAGGTGAAGGGCTACTAGGCCGTGTGGTGGATACCCTTGGAAATCCCATAGATGGAAAAGGCCCTATAGTCGGCGAAACATTTGAAATGCCCCTAGAACGCAACGGTCCTGGTGTCATTTACCGTCAACCAGTAGATACCCCCCTCCAAACCGGTTTAAAAGCCATCGATGCCATGATTCCTATTGGCAAAGGCCAAAGGGAGCTCATCATTGGGGATAGGCAGTCTGGTAAAACCTCGATTGCGCTAGATACCATTCTCAATCAACGTAGGTTATTTGAGCAAGGCAAGCCTGTGTATTGTATTTATGTAGCCATTGGTCAAAAAGCATCGGCTATAGCGGGTGTAGTCGAAACATTGACCAGGCAAGGTGCCATGGCCTATACTACTATTGTAGCTACGCCCTCTTCTGCTTCTGCACCCATGCAGTCTTTTGCCCCCTTTGCAGGTGCAGCTATTGGTGAGTTTTTTAGAGACACAGGGAGAGATGCACTCATCATCTACGATGACCTTTCCAAACAGGCCGTTGCGTATAGAGAGTTATCGCTATTATTGCGCAGGCCACCAGGCCGAGAAGCCTTTCCGGGAGATATTTTTTACCTACACGCACGCTTATTGGAGCGTTCCGCGCGCATTATTGCTGGTGATGACATGGCCGCCTCTATGAATGACATTCCACCTGCTTTAAAGGGCAAAATAAAAGGGGGTGGATCACTTACTGCCTTACCGATTATAGAAACCCAAATGGGTGACGTATCTGCCTATATTCCAACCAACGTTATTTCCATTACGGATGGGCAAATCTTCTTAGAAATGAACTTATTTAATGCAGGCATCAAGCCAGCTATTAATGTAGGGATTTCTGTATCTCGCATTGGCGGTGCGGCACAAATTAAGGCGATCAAAAAAGTAGCTGCTACCTTAAAATTAGATCAAGCTCAATTTGCTGAGCTAGAAGCTTTTTCAAAATTTAGCTCTGATTTAGAAGCTACCACCAAGAAAGCTATTGAAAGAGGCCGTAAAAACCAAGAACTACTCAAACAAAACTTACATGCCCCTATGGCCGTAGAAGAACAAGCGGCTATTTTATATATAGCCATGAATGGCTACTTGGATGATGTTCCATTGGCTCAACTCAAAATATTTGAGCGGCAATTTTTGGAGTTGCTGCGTGCCCAACATCCTACTATGCTGGAAGCTATTGCAAAAGGCGAATGGGGAGAGCCAATCATGGAAGTATTGGTAGCAGTAGCCAAACCACTTCTCATAAGGTATAGTGCTTAA
- a CDS encoding putative porin, whose protein sequence is MVDLSIGWRYSLFFLVFALPLRTYGAEKAEDIFEKPQEEKVAATSTFFITPRAVKQNYRTYHRVDRSVTKMDHFTVAEKHHYNFQDLGNHWTAAQPIFYKLPTHIGATYGLSAYDGYFPHPEDIRYYDTHQAYAYFNVVLANLGSFIFNGCYTQRLLETWHIGTNWYGAMTENEWPHRKDDKIVNAFPCFDLFTHIKSPSGTYHLFTSWSHRQYLARETGGVCSSKDSFAFKEQNPSKRYRSSFPLLAEPYMKNKIDKEKKCMHKDRRRNFYLYHHYEWSKPLQLYHELHYASKMNVGTIEHPDETLLDFIAYDAHPALDKEHNSVVMQSFGNEIGVKGDIAQPNLFYALHYRFEKIDLNYNFSKPESAQYHRPLQGQKKETEHYLGGHTRWNFMGQQKLALDGAYLLQQGGYHKLNVTYESTFFKVALHTIKHKTPHIVAYGYSRHRLWNKDFVAPSTQAIDAAIWYDAPHIAIHPMLLLSFKKLNNYIYYRNTDPTADRCIAEPMQATQPIYLLSLEGNLNICCLTYLHFDHHLTLLLKESGKGDKVFTGYLPPYMYTGRYYYAHQPFDKKMEIETGLNIHFKELYYGDGYDVVAQQFYRQNKFAVQGRPIADIFCNVRINNLKLSLKYSYINEYFHTPAAYFATPFYPGLKKAADIGIHWSFFD, encoded by the coding sequence ATGGTAGATCTTTCGATTGGGTGGAGATATAGTTTATTTTTTTTAGTTTTTGCCCTACCACTACGCACGTATGGAGCGGAAAAAGCAGAAGATATTTTCGAAAAACCTCAAGAGGAAAAAGTTGCCGCCACCTCTACCTTTTTTATCACCCCACGAGCGGTAAAACAAAACTACAGAACCTATCATCGGGTGGATCGTTCTGTAACCAAAATGGACCATTTTACAGTGGCAGAAAAGCATCACTACAACTTTCAAGACCTTGGTAACCACTGGACCGCTGCACAGCCTATCTTTTATAAGCTCCCAACACATATAGGTGCAACCTATGGGCTATCTGCCTATGATGGTTACTTTCCACACCCTGAAGATATACGTTACTATGACACACACCAAGCCTATGCATATTTTAATGTTGTACTAGCCAATTTGGGTAGTTTTATATTTAATGGCTGCTACACCCAACGCTTGCTGGAGACTTGGCATATAGGCACCAATTGGTATGGTGCCATGACAGAGAATGAATGGCCGCATCGTAAAGACGATAAAATCGTTAATGCGTTTCCCTGTTTTGACCTTTTTACCCATATTAAAAGCCCATCTGGCACCTACCACCTATTCACCAGTTGGTCACATAGACAATACCTGGCTAGAGAGACTGGAGGCGTATGTTCAAGTAAAGACTCATTTGCATTTAAGGAACAAAATCCAAGTAAGCGTTACCGATCTTCTTTTCCACTCCTAGCAGAACCATACATGAAAAACAAAATTGACAAAGAAAAGAAATGCATGCATAAAGATCGCAGACGGAATTTTTACCTCTACCACCATTATGAGTGGAGCAAACCGCTACAACTATACCATGAATTGCATTATGCTTCCAAAATGAATGTAGGAACGATTGAACATCCAGATGAAACCCTACTGGATTTTATAGCTTATGACGCCCATCCTGCACTTGACAAGGAGCATAACAGCGTGGTCATGCAATCTTTCGGTAATGAAATAGGGGTAAAAGGCGATATAGCACAACCCAATTTATTCTATGCACTACATTATAGGTTCGAAAAGATTGATTTAAACTATAATTTCTCTAAGCCTGAATCAGCACAATACCATCGTCCTTTACAGGGGCAAAAAAAGGAAACAGAACATTACCTAGGTGGCCATACACGATGGAACTTTATGGGGCAGCAGAAGCTGGCGTTAGATGGCGCCTACCTATTACAACAAGGAGGCTATCATAAACTAAATGTAACCTACGAAAGCACATTTTTTAAGGTCGCTTTGCATACCATTAAACATAAAACGCCCCATATAGTAGCGTATGGCTATAGCAGACACAGGCTATGGAACAAGGATTTTGTCGCACCATCTACACAAGCCATAGATGCAGCTATATGGTATGATGCACCCCATATAGCTATTCATCCTATGCTATTGCTATCTTTTAAAAAACTAAACAACTATATCTACTATAGGAACACCGACCCTACAGCGGATCGTTGCATCGCTGAGCCTATGCAAGCAACCCAACCTATTTACCTGCTTTCTCTAGAAGGCAACCTAAACATTTGTTGCTTGACCTATCTCCATTTTGACCACCACCTAACGCTGTTGCTCAAGGAAAGCGGCAAAGGGGACAAAGTTTTTACAGGCTATCTCCCCCCCTATATGTATACAGGCCGGTACTATTATGCACACCAACCTTTCGATAAAAAGATGGAGATAGAAACCGGTCTAAATATACATTTTAAAGAGTTATACTATGGAGATGGTTATGATGTAGTGGCACAGCAGTTTTACCGCCAAAACAAATTTGCTGTACAAGGCAGACCCATTGCAGACATTTTTTGCAATGTGCGCATCAATAATTTAAAGCTTTCCCTTAAATACAGCTATATCAACGAATATTTTCATACACCAGCAGCCTATTTTGCCACACCATTTTATCCTGGCCTAAAAAAAGCAGCAGATATTGGCATACATTGGTCGTTCTTTGATTAG
- the rseP gene encoding RIP metalloprotease RseP, producing MAFLIKTIQFLAALFIMVGIHELGHLLFAKLFKMRVKSYMIGFPPKLFKFKWGETEYSLGSIPLGGAVQIAGMVDEALDMDHLQHNPQPWEFRSKPAWQRLITILGGIAFNLASGILIWIGVTYKMGYTYLPKDEVNKYGIMPNSIGAEMGFKRGDRIIQINGKDFEDFNDLLSPNLLLRSHNSYTIHRAGKLCTLSISEKSIENVSALQKGLWIRPIYPCVIGTVRPDSHAAQAGFIAGDQILTLAGQPTLDIDELHQVVQASIGRSVEATYLRAGIEMATQVEVGPQGLGIQLAPLKYKQLHYSLLASIPVGLSKAFALIQVQALTIWKLITGKISIKKSLSGPIGIAQNFGDEFIGSRFWTLIAYLSIAMSVVNLLPIPALDGGHALCIIYEALSGRKPSARFLQGIQKLGMIFILLLTIYVFSNDIRKLL from the coding sequence ATGGCATTTCTTATTAAAACCATTCAATTCTTAGCCGCTTTATTTATTATGGTTGGCATCCATGAATTGGGTCATCTACTTTTTGCTAAGCTGTTTAAAATGCGGGTCAAAAGCTACATGATTGGCTTCCCACCCAAACTATTTAAATTTAAATGGGGTGAAACAGAATATTCCTTAGGGTCGATTCCGTTAGGTGGCGCTGTTCAGATTGCAGGGATGGTAGATGAGGCATTAGACATGGATCATTTGCAGCATAATCCACAACCTTGGGAGTTTCGGTCAAAACCAGCTTGGCAGCGGCTCATCACTATATTAGGGGGCATCGCTTTTAATCTAGCCAGTGGCATCCTTATATGGATTGGTGTAACCTATAAGATGGGGTATACCTATTTACCTAAAGATGAAGTAAATAAATATGGTATTATGCCCAATTCAATTGGAGCGGAAATGGGCTTTAAAAGAGGTGATCGCATCATCCAAATCAATGGAAAAGATTTTGAAGACTTTAATGACCTCTTATCACCCAACCTTTTACTCCGTAGCCACAATAGCTATACCATCCATAGAGCAGGGAAGCTATGCACGCTATCTATTTCAGAAAAATCTATAGAAAATGTATCAGCTCTCCAAAAAGGCCTTTGGATAAGGCCGATTTACCCTTGTGTGATTGGCACCGTCCGTCCAGATAGCCATGCAGCGCAAGCAGGCTTCATAGCTGGCGATCAAATCCTTACACTAGCGGGCCAGCCTACGCTTGACATAGACGAATTGCATCAAGTAGTGCAAGCTTCTATCGGCAGATCAGTTGAAGCGACCTACTTACGCGCGGGTATAGAAATGGCCACGCAGGTCGAAGTAGGCCCACAAGGGTTAGGTATTCAATTAGCTCCACTGAAATACAAGCAACTGCATTATTCATTGCTAGCCTCTATTCCTGTGGGTCTCAGCAAAGCGTTTGCATTGATTCAGGTACAAGCTTTAACCATCTGGAAATTAATCACAGGAAAAATTAGCATCAAAAAATCTTTAAGTGGCCCCATTGGCATTGCGCAAAACTTTGGAGATGAATTTATTGGGTCCAGATTCTGGACATTGATTGCCTATTTATCCATTGCGATGAGTGTAGTCAACTTGTTACCTATTCCAGCATTAGATGGAGGACATGCCCTATGCATCATCTATGAAGCACTATCCGGCAGAAAACCTTCCGCTAGATTCTTGCAAGGCATCCAAAAACTGGGCATGATCTTTATATTGTTGCTTACAATTTATGTATTCAGTAATGATATTCGTAAATTATTATAA
- the atpE gene encoding ATP synthase F0 subunit C has product MLDISLSYAGASIGAGIIALGAGIGVGKIGSAAMEAMSRQPEMSAKIQTAMIIACALVEGVALFGVLVCLLIATK; this is encoded by the coding sequence ATGTTAGATATAAGTTTATCATACGCTGGTGCCAGTATTGGTGCAGGTATTATTGCCTTAGGTGCAGGTATTGGCGTTGGAAAAATTGGATCCGCGGCTATGGAGGCAATGAGTAGACAGCCAGAAATGAGTGCAAAGATTCAAACAGCCATGATTATTGCTTGCGCACTGGTTGAGGGTGTGGCGCTTTTTGGTGTGCTGGTTTGTCTTTTGATAGCTACCAAGTAA
- a CDS encoding PD-(D/E)XK nuclease family protein, producing the protein MKTITHQPFLEEVVGYLNRSHRPNTALVIVPNQLSMEYCGFVCHKAKWQAGCTTLHQLMRSHSKLTLLSTWALLRRLYASVGPISQEPFEQFARWGRILLEDFNAIDSYLIDGVALFESLYKQRTREARCHQGPLDAFKKVRSLPLWKEKESMGFWEQLPLLYASFREGLIREGKGYEGLCYSMAQPLPEIRNQALVFVGFNRLMPVEAEFIKQCQAMASTAFFWDTDPHYLDNLVNIAGHYLRQHREKKWFQSGFSPATYFNDPGKKVFLTEVPTSVAQVQAVVAALAEKTDEGKPRFLPSQTAIVVSGSDLLIPLFDQLADRSIPLHCRVSYPFHATVIYCIVERLVQLWESFVAGQEAIYTHMAAVWVLWDPFAAETAQGAAMRPPLDGRMLRSLFDPWLHQEGLLAYLQAGLTYMYGHFIETDRLFWVVNKTALRHLLSYIEGLIAEMADCSIAFFLHGLKSSNMPFHIDHPATGLYIIDVAESYNLDFENVFFLGMNEGCFPKRTHQDSFLPYDLCYSFGLPLADKVAEQQTAYGFYRLLQRAQNIYGYYVQKNHLDAAGEISRLWTQLTFDSQLNIITAHHSLQLLDRPIAPIVIQKSDAVMQLLNRFLAASSRLTPAALIAYLSCPLQFYFRYVLQLKQKAKGDSEMVQLGTLFHDVMARLYQPFVDMQVDTSRVMQLKGQVHSKIEEAMAASHTPIGAPLLLRALLEKLVTAMLDLDGAEAPFTLLGVEVAMQQSMALDGERKVWLGGVVDRIDRRHHVIRMIDYKTGLSNGKVGPIASLFDPTKIQKNKAIFQLFFYAWLFHSLHGADLHQSIMPYLIHIRELFLKDYTPGIFQSDHGTHYHRIEDMQAYLQPFETGLKALLLELFNPVLPFVQTADLTICAYCPYVRICQRD; encoded by the coding sequence ATGAAAACCATAACGCATCAACCTTTTTTAGAAGAGGTTGTGGGGTATTTAAATAGATCCCATAGACCCAACACCGCTCTTGTGATCGTTCCCAATCAGCTATCTATGGAGTATTGCGGGTTTGTATGCCACAAGGCCAAATGGCAAGCTGGCTGTACTACCTTGCATCAGTTGATGCGTAGCCATAGCAAGCTCACATTGCTCTCTACTTGGGCTTTGTTGCGCAGGCTATATGCATCGGTTGGGCCGATTAGTCAGGAGCCTTTTGAGCAATTTGCGCGTTGGGGTCGCATCCTTTTAGAAGATTTTAATGCCATAGATAGCTACCTTATCGATGGGGTGGCGTTGTTTGAATCCTTATACAAACAACGAACTAGGGAGGCGCGTTGCCATCAGGGGCCATTAGATGCTTTTAAAAAGGTACGTTCTTTACCACTATGGAAAGAAAAAGAATCGATGGGTTTTTGGGAGCAATTGCCGCTGCTCTATGCATCTTTTAGGGAAGGGTTAATAAGAGAAGGGAAAGGGTATGAAGGGCTGTGTTATAGCATGGCGCAACCCTTACCGGAAATAAGGAATCAAGCGCTGGTCTTTGTTGGGTTTAATAGGCTAATGCCTGTTGAAGCGGAGTTTATAAAACAATGCCAAGCGATGGCTTCGACTGCCTTTTTCTGGGATACGGATCCCCACTATTTAGATAATCTAGTCAATATAGCGGGCCATTACTTGCGTCAGCATAGGGAAAAAAAGTGGTTCCAAAGTGGTTTTTCACCCGCTACCTATTTCAATGATCCCGGTAAAAAAGTTTTTTTGACCGAAGTACCTACGTCGGTCGCACAGGTGCAAGCCGTAGTGGCTGCCTTAGCAGAAAAAACAGACGAGGGCAAGCCTAGGTTTCTGCCTAGCCAAACCGCTATTGTAGTCAGCGGTAGCGATCTATTGATACCTTTATTTGATCAGCTGGCGGACCGATCTATTCCGCTCCATTGTAGGGTATCGTACCCATTCCATGCTACGGTGATCTATTGCATAGTAGAGCGATTGGTGCAGTTGTGGGAGTCCTTTGTGGCCGGGCAGGAGGCCATCTATACTCATATGGCTGCTGTGTGGGTGTTATGGGATCCATTTGCAGCAGAAACGGCTCAGGGCGCTGCCATGCGCCCACCATTGGATGGGCGTATGCTACGGTCCCTCTTTGACCCATGGTTGCATCAGGAGGGCCTTTTGGCCTACCTTCAGGCAGGCTTAACCTATATGTATGGCCATTTTATAGAGACGGATCGTCTCTTCTGGGTAGTAAATAAAACGGCATTGCGTCATCTATTGAGCTATATAGAGGGGCTCATAGCAGAAATGGCGGACTGCTCCATTGCTTTTTTCTTACATGGGTTAAAGTCTAGTAACATGCCCTTCCATATAGATCATCCTGCTACTGGGCTCTATATTATAGACGTGGCTGAATCCTATAACTTAGATTTTGAAAATGTTTTCTTTCTGGGTATGAATGAAGGGTGCTTTCCTAAACGGACGCATCAGGATTCTTTTTTACCTTATGACCTATGTTATAGCTTTGGGCTACCGTTGGCAGATAAAGTGGCAGAACAGCAAACGGCCTATGGGTTTTATAGGTTGCTGCAGCGTGCCCAAAATATATATGGTTACTATGTCCAAAAAAATCATTTAGATGCAGCGGGTGAAATAAGCCGGTTGTGGACACAATTGACTTTTGATAGTCAATTAAATATTATAACCGCTCATCATTCCTTACAGCTGCTGGACAGGCCCATAGCGCCTATTGTTATTCAGAAATCAGATGCAGTCATGCAGTTGTTAAATCGGTTTCTAGCGGCCTCTTCCCGCCTAACGCCTGCTGCGCTAATTGCTTATTTATCTTGTCCGCTTCAATTTTATTTTAGGTATGTGTTACAGCTCAAGCAGAAGGCAAAAGGTGATTCAGAAATGGTGCAGCTGGGAACCTTATTTCATGATGTGATGGCGAGGTTGTACCAACCTTTTGTAGACATGCAGGTCGATACAAGCAGGGTTATGCAGCTAAAAGGACAAGTACATAGTAAGATAGAGGAGGCTATGGCTGCATCGCACACTCCGATTGGTGCTCCTTTATTGCTGCGTGCGCTCCTTGAAAAGCTCGTAACGGCTATGTTGGATTTGGATGGTGCAGAGGCCCCCTTTACTCTTTTGGGCGTTGAGGTAGCCATGCAGCAGTCGATGGCGTTAGATGGAGAAAGAAAGGTTTGGTTGGGCGGTGTAGTAGATCGTATAGATAGGCGCCATCACGTGATCCGCATGATAGACTATAAGACCGGTCTCTCTAACGGTAAAGTAGGGCCTATCGCTAGTTTATTTGACCCTACTAAGATTCAAAAAAACAAGGCTATTTTTCAGCTTTTTTTTTATGCTTGGCTTTTTCACTCGCTGCATGGAGCCGATCTGCACCAGTCGATCATGCCTTATCTGATCCATATCCGGGAGCTTTTTTTAAAGGATTATACCCCTGGTATCTTTCAATCTGATCATGGTACACATTACCATCGGATAGAGGATATGCAAGCCTATCTTCAACCCTTTGAAACGGGCCTTAAGGCACTTCTTTTAGAACTATTTAACCCTGTGTTACCTTTTGTGCAAACAGCCGACCTTACCATATGTGCCTATTGCCCATACGTGCGCATTTGCCAACGGGATTAG
- the atpH gene encoding ATP synthase F1 subunit delta, which translates to MFKNKKIAARYASVFLAQAIQSGIVKRIHSDLSFLHHQFRDHPILDNVLNNPTIPHAEKRKLLQTIDNAVLSPMVWRFLEILIDQHQIGLLKEILTAFSVAYHHHMGIQSALVTTAVALPEALVKKLIEEVKRWVPCKEVRMKKQIDPSIIGGYILQIGELKLDKSIKHSLQALQSVLR; encoded by the coding sequence ATGTTTAAAAACAAAAAGATAGCAGCACGGTATGCTAGCGTTTTTTTAGCCCAAGCCATTCAAAGTGGTATAGTGAAACGCATCCATAGTGACCTCTCTTTTTTGCACCATCAGTTTAGGGATCATCCTATATTAGATAACGTACTCAACAATCCTACCATACCCCATGCTGAGAAACGAAAACTACTCCAAACAATAGACAACGCAGTGCTCAGCCCTATGGTATGGAGATTTCTTGAAATACTTATCGATCAACATCAAATCGGTTTACTAAAGGAAATTTTAACCGCCTTTTCCGTCGCCTATCACCACCATATGGGGATTCAATCTGCCCTTGTAACGACTGCTGTTGCGCTACCAGAAGCTTTGGTCAAAAAATTAATAGAAGAGGTAAAAAGGTGGGTGCCCTGTAAGGAAGTGCGGATGAAGAAGCAAATTGATCCCTCTATTATTGGAGGCTATATCCTTCAAATCGGTGAATTAAAGCTAGATAAAAGTATCAAACATAGTCTGCAGGCACTACAAAGTGTTTTACGCTAG
- the atpB gene encoding F0F1 ATP synthase subunit A, producing MVHFRLFNQLMRAKKVPWISYLLGCILWAPRAHATPEATGDCVMEHVADAHSWHFATISGNHIELPLPIILYSSDRGIECFSSARFYNPHHQPTDYHGYRLVHQKIHCIDPNRAVLDLSITKNIAAMFVSIVLLVSGLLWTRQHYRRAPFAPPKGCFACIDLIISFVKNDIALPNIGKQHHARFLPYLLTIFCFIWLNNLLGLLPGGANVTGSISVTLVLAAFTILMTVFNSNKHYWRHIFKPEGVPRWLLPIMIPIEILGILTKFFSLMVRLFANITAGHIILLSIIGLIFSMKSTCIGFVVSVPFGTFMFLLKLLVAFLQAYVFTLLSAIYLGQAVDEGSH from the coding sequence ATGGTACATTTTAGATTATTTAACCAGCTGATGCGCGCAAAAAAAGTCCCCTGGATCAGCTATCTATTGGGTTGTATCTTATGGGCGCCTCGTGCACACGCCACGCCGGAAGCAACTGGGGATTGTGTTATGGAACATGTAGCAGATGCACATAGCTGGCATTTTGCCACCATTTCGGGCAACCATATTGAACTCCCATTACCCATTATACTCTATTCTTCAGATAGAGGCATAGAGTGTTTTTCTTCTGCGCGTTTTTATAATCCGCACCACCAACCTACGGACTATCATGGCTACCGCCTGGTGCATCAAAAAATTCATTGTATAGATCCCAATAGAGCTGTTTTAGATCTATCGATTACCAAAAATATAGCGGCGATGTTTGTCAGCATTGTACTACTCGTTAGCGGACTGCTATGGACCAGACAACACTATCGACGCGCCCCCTTTGCCCCCCCCAAAGGGTGTTTTGCTTGTATAGATCTAATCATATCTTTTGTAAAAAATGACATTGCCCTGCCTAACATAGGTAAGCAGCACCATGCAAGATTTTTGCCTTATCTATTAACCATTTTTTGTTTTATATGGCTCAATAATCTTTTAGGGCTGCTGCCAGGTGGTGCCAATGTAACAGGCAGTATTTCCGTCACCTTAGTGCTAGCGGCTTTTACCATCCTAATGACCGTTTTTAATAGCAACAAGCACTATTGGCGCCATATATTTAAGCCAGAAGGCGTACCACGTTGGTTGTTGCCCATTATGATTCCAATAGAAATATTGGGCATTCTAACAAAGTTTTTTTCCCTTATGGTACGGTTATTTGCCAATATCACAGCAGGCCATATTATCTTATTAAGCATTATAGGACTTATTTTTAGTATGAAAAGTACCTGCATAGGCTTTGTAGTCAGTGTACCTTTTGGTACTTTTATGTTTTTACTAAAATTGCTCGTTGCATTTTTGCAAGCCTATGTGTTTACGCTACTTTCTGCCATTTATTTGGGGCAGGCGGTTGATGAAGGCAGCCATTAG